In Drosophila simulans strain w501 chromosome 3R, Prin_Dsim_3.1, whole genome shotgun sequence, a single window of DNA contains:
- the LOC6726679 gene encoding contactin, with protein sequence MLAKIGLLAGIFVLNLVGQTTPQLPENLPDPDPQSGQQPQSYQPSYNKDYSPRYNPLYTGQQSADPNQFDNTLLDGQNPNTYNGYYDGRAGGGGLGGNVVGPGNNLGGLGPQYDPFNRNSIGSAGVSYRDAYTDEDNFCPEHWVSFRQTCYRFIRSPKRNWAEAKKICKAYNADLINVDNVEKHSFILKNLILQNQRQNRFFISARQTGPLNWVNDDNTQLVQIEDSFSMDEQVPLENEDLHDNRFLVQNDLNNQNINNPNQFYNSLPGTVNQRNQNNLRGFIGPNQPYGDNRYVRDRVVYAFSKKRDRWMFMPAYEIELNLFICESKVLYSSDNVNIKLDDKRPYHYGLDINDMERIPRGPYFVKQPNDTTFDVNKNRLINDVTLSCLANGYPTPSYTWYREVYVDDRLEYQKIDPLAQDRYTISGGNLIIYEPKQALDQGAYHCVAENKFGRIRSESAHLNFGFIMEFNLKRSAETSEMNWGKSIFCDPPQHYPDVRYYWARDYFPNFVEEDQRVFVSRDGALYFSFIETVDRANYSCTVQTLVSDTGRNGPFFPLRVTPNSNYQALIFANTFPKVFPEAPVAGDEIRLECMAFGYPIPSYNWTRQGLPLQRNAYTINYGRVLIIQNATTNDNGEYSCTITNPRKTLMKSIYINIQMRPQFTIPLKDMIKDYNSDVTFICEAFAIPDANYTWYKNAERLDPANINRDRYIIQDNVLTIKFLEKDKDDAMYQCGAQNQLKTSFSSAQLRVLSMKPSFKKHPLESEVYAVYNGNTTIVCDPEAAPRPKFQWKKDGQVIGSGGHRRILPSGTLTIAPTSRDDEGIYTCIASNQAGTDESHARVIVLQEIRFIETPPQRIVSKEHDLIFLHCEAAFDELLDIAYVWKHNGEVLKNNHDGTGRIIVDWNRLTVHNTSMRDAGDYECVVKSAVNEISSKTSVSIEGAPGAPGGVQVIQISKTKAIIEWVDGSNNGRAIRYYNILGRTNWNRTWVNVSTHVQAREVDRYTSRQQAEVVNLTPWSAYEFSVTAVNDLGIGTPSAPSPIYSTYEDKPYIAPRNVGGGGGKIGDLTITWDPLLPQEQHSHGIHYKVFWKLKGAIEWASDEIKKQDHMGVAVVNIPLNNYYTEYEVKVQAINNVGKGPESEIAVIHSAEDMPQVAPQKPIALAYNSTCFNVTWQPIDMSRENIRGKLIGHRLKYWKTTHQEEDSVYYLSRTTRNWALIVGLQPDTYYFVKVMAYNAAGEGPESERFEERTYRKAPQKPPSSVHVYGINPSTVRVVWRYVSPSQDEEPVEGYKVRIWESDQNMITANNTIVPIGQKLESYINNLTPGKSYNMRVLAYSNGGDGRMSSPTLHFQMGKTTRNGADTRHGHNINTALILSTLLLISTFLYTSH encoded by the exons ATGCTAGCAAAAATCGGCCTTCTGGCGGGTATTTTTGTGCTCAACTTAGTTGGCCAGACCACGCCCCAGTTGCCCGAAAACCtgccggatccggatccgcaGTCGGGGCAGCAGCCTCAGAGCTATCAGCCTAGCTACAACAAGGATTACTCTCCGCGATATAATCCCCTGTATACTGGACAGCAAAGCGCTGACCCCAACCAGTTCGACAATACGCTGCTCGACGGACAGAACCCCAATACCTACAACGGGTACTATGACGGCAGGGCAGGAGGTGGGGGCCTTGGCGGCAATGTGGTCGGGCCTGGAAACAACCTCGGCGGACTCGGCCCACAGTACGACCCCTTTAATCGGAACAGCATAGGTTCAGCAGGTGTCAGCTACCGGGACGCCTATACCGATGAAGATAACTTTTGCCCGGAGCACTGGGTCTCGTTCAGACAGACGTGCTATCGCTTCATCCGCTCGCCCAAGCGCAACTGGGCAGAGGCTAAAAAGATCTGCAAGGCGTACAATGCCGACCTGATAAACGTGGATAATGTAGAGAAGCACTCGTTTATACTCAAGAATCTCATCCTGCAGAATCAACGACAGAACCGATTCTTCATCTCCGCCCGGCAAACGGGCCCGTTGAATTGGGTCAACGATGACAACACCCAGTTAGTCCAGATTGAAGACTCCTTTTCCATGGACGAGCAGGTGCCCTTGGAAAACGAAGATCTGCACGACAATAGATTCCTTGTGCAAAACGATCTTAACAACCAAAATATCAATAATCCAAATCAGTTTTACAACTCGCTTCCGGGGACTGTTAATCAGCGCAATCAAAATAACCTTCGCGGCTTTATAG GTCCCAACCAGCCGTATGGAGACAACCGATATGTGCGCGATCGCGTTGTGTACGCCTTCTCAAAGAAAAGGGATCGGTGGATGTTTATGCCAGCATATGAAATTGAACTAAATCTCTTTATATGCGAGTCAAAAGTACTATACAGCTCAGACAATGTCAACATAAAGTTAGACGACAAGCGCCCCTACCACTATGGACTCGATATAAACGACATGGAACGGATTCCACGGGGTCCTTATTTCGTAAAGCAGCCAAACGACACGACTTTCGATGTGAACAAGAATCGCCTGATTAATGATGTAACTCTTAGCTGTTTGGCCAACGGGTATCCAACCCCTTCATACACATGGTACCGAGAGGTATACGTAGACGACAGACTCGAGTACCAAAAGATTGATCCCCTGGCGCAGGATCGGTACACCATATCAGGAGGCAACCTGATTATCTACGAGCCAAAGCAAGCGCTGGACCAGGGCGCGTATCATTGTGTggcagaaaacaaatttggGCGCATTCGATCCGAAAGCGCGCATTTAAACTTCGGTTTCATTATGGAGTTCAATCTAAAACGGTCTGCGGAGACAAGCGAGATGAATTGGGGCAAATCCATATTCTGCGACCCCCCGCAGCACTATCCCGACGTACGCTATTACTGGGCTCGAGACTATTTTCCCAACTTCGTGGAGGAGGATCAACGCGTATTCGTCTCCCGCGATGGTGCCCTTTACTTCTCCTTCATAGAAACTGTGGACAGAGCCAACTACTCGTGCACCGTGCAGACCCTTGTGTCGGACACCGGTCGCAACGGTCCCTTCTTTCCGTTGCGCGTTACCCCCAACAGCAACTATCAAGCGCTGATATTTGCCAACACCTTCCCCAAAGTATTTCCTGAGGCGCCAGTGGCAGGTGACGAGATTCGACTGGAGTGCATGGCTTTCGGTTACCCCATTCCGTCGTACAATTGGACCCGCCAAGGCCTACCTCTCCAACGCAACGCCTACACGATCAACTATGGGCGTGTCTTAATAATCCAAAATGCGACAACGAACGACAACGGCGAGTACTCCTGCACGATTACCAATCCCCGGAAGACACTTATGAAGAGCATATACATCAATATTCAAATGCGCCCACAATTTACCATACCTCTTAAAGACATGATAAAAGACTACAACAGTGACGTGACCTTCATTTGCGAGGCATTTGCTATTCCGGACGCGAATTACACGTGGTACAAAAATGCCGAACGACTCGACCCAGCGAATATTAATCGCGACCGATACATTATCCAGGACAATGTGTTAACCATTAAATTCCTAGAAAAGGATAAGGACGACGCAATGTACCAATGTGGTGCCCAAAACCAACTGAAGACCTCCTTCTCTTCGGCGCAGCTCCGAGTGCTGTCTATGAAGCCGTCCTTTAAAAAGCATCCCCTCGAATCTGAAGTCTATGCTGTTTACAACGGCAATACGACAATTGTGTGCGACCCGGAAGCCGCTCCACGCCCTAAGTTTCAATGGAAGAAGGATGGACAAGTGATTGGCTCGGGAGGCCACCGGCGCATTCTGCCCAGTGGTACCCTGACAATAGCACCCACGTCGCGGGACGATGAGGGTATTTACACATGTATTGCATCAAACCAAGCGGGCACCGACGAATCGCACGCGCGTGTTATTGTATTGC AGGAAATTCGTTTCATTGAAACCCCTCCACAACGAATCGTTTCCAAGGAACACGACTTAATCTTCTTGCATTGCGAGGCTGCCTTTGATGAACTGCTGGACATTGCTTATGTGTGGAAACACAACGGTGAAGTCTTAAAAAACAATCATGACGGCACCGGACGTATC atTGTAGACTGGAACAGATTGACAGTGCATAACACCAGCATGCGCGATGCCGGGGACTACGAATGCGTTGTCAAGTCGGCAGTAAACGAAATTAGCAGCAAGACCAGTGTTTCTATTGAGGGAGCTCCTGGCGCTCCTGGTGGCGTTCAAGTCATACAGATAAGTAAGACGAAGGCCATCATTGAGTGGGTGGATGGATCGAACAACGGTCGTGCGATCCGCTACTACAACATCCTAGGCCGTACAAACTGGAATCGCACCTGGGTTAATGTGTCGACCCATGTGCAGGCGCGAGAGGTAGATCGATACACCTCTCGCCAGCAAGCCGAGGTTGTCAATCTGACGCCGTGGTCGGCTTACGAATTTAGCGTTACTGCCGTAAACGATCTGGGAATCGGAACGCCCTCGGCCCCATCGCCAATTTACAGCACCTATGAGGACAAGCCGTACATAGCCCCGCGAAACgtgggtggtggaggtggaAAGATTGGCGACCTAACTATTACCTGGGATCCGCTGCTGCCGCAAGAGCAGCATAGCCACGGTATACACTATAAGGTGTTTTGGAAGCTCAAGGGAGCCATTGAATGGGCATCTgacgaaataaaaaaacagGATCAcatgggcgtggctgtggtTAATATTCCTCTTAATAACTACTATACGGAGTACGAAGTCAAGGTGCAAGCCATTAACAACGTTGGCAAGGGACCGGAGAGTGAAATAGCTGTCATACACTCCGCTGAGGACATGCCACAGGTGGCTCCTCAAAAGCCCATTGCGCTCGCCTACAACTCTACTTGCTTTAATGTCACTTGGCAACCTATAGACATGTCGCGTGAAAACATTCGTGGCAAACTGATTGGCCACAGG TTGAAGTACTGGAAAACGACGCACCAGGAAGAAGACTCGGTGTACTACCTGTCACGTACTACAAGGAATTGGGCGCTTATCGTAGGTCTACAACCAGATACTTACTACTTTGTTAAAGTCATGGCTTACAATGCTGCAGGGGAAGGACCTGAAAGCGAACGCTTTGAAG AACGAACATATAGAAAGGCCCCGCAAAAGCCGCCATCTTCGGTTCACGTGTATGGAATAAACCCGTCTACCGTGCGGGTGGTCTGGAGATATGTTTCACCTTCGCAAGATGAGGAACCAGTAGAAGGTTATAAG GTTCGCATTTGGGAATCGGACCAGAACATGATCACGGCCAACAATACCATAGTGCCAATCGGACAGAAACTGGAGTCGTACATCAACAATCTGACGCCAGGGAAGAGCTACAACATGCGAGTCCTCGCATACAGCAATGGAGGAGACGGTCGCATGTCCAGTCCAACTCTACACTTCCAGATGGGCAAGACCACGCGCAACGGTGCAGATACCCGTCATGGCCACAACATCAATACGGCCCTTATCTTAAGCACATTGCTACTCATTAGCACCTTTCTCTACACAAGCCACTGA
- the LOC6726680 gene encoding protein Tube: MAYGWNGCGMGVQVNGSNGAIGLSSKYSRNTELRRVEDNDIYRLAKILDENSCWRKLMSIIPKGMDVQACSGAGCLNFPAEIKKGFKYTAQDVFQIDEAANRLPPDQSKSQMMIDEWKTSGKLNERPTVGVLLQLLVQAELFSAADFVALDFLNESTPARPVDGPGALISLELLEEEMEVDNEGLSLKYQPSTATLGAAAQGSVGLNLDNFEKDIVRQDKSVPQPSGNTPPIAPPRRQPRSATNSNFATLTGTGTTSTTIPNVPNLTILNPSEQIQEPVLQPRPLNIPDLSILIANSGDLGATVSDNPSNRTSSTDPPNIPRITLLIENSGDVSSRPNHAPAKAPTATTSTVCSNNLPMISALNISKDSRETLRPESRSSSSSLSKDDDDDNDGEEDGEEEYPDAFLPNLSNSEQQNSNNDSSLTTVTGTSGDNSFELTNDSSSTSNDDYACNIPDLSELQQ, from the exons ATGGCGTATGGCTGGAACGGATGCGGAATGGGCGTGCAGGTGAACGGAAGCAACGGCGCCATAGGCTTATCCTCGAAGTATTCCCGCAACACGGAGCTGCGACGCGTCGAGGACAATGACATTTACCGGCTTGCCAAAATACTAGACGAGAACTCATGCTGGCGCAAACTGATGTCGATCATACCCAAGGGCATGGATGTGCAGGCCTGCAGCGGAGCCGGATGCCTAAATTTTCCGGCGGAAATCAAAAAGGGATTTAAGTACACTGCGCAGGACGTGTTCCAGATTGACGAGGCTGCGAACCGACTACCGCCGGACCAAAGCAAGTCCCAGATGATGATCGACGAGTGGAAGACCTCTGGCAAGCTCAACGAGCGGCCCACGGTTGGGGTGTTGCTCCAACTTCTGGTGCAGGCAGAGCTCTTCAGTGCGGCAGACTTTGTGGCACTAGACTTCCTAAACG AGTCCACCCCTGCTCGGCCCGTTGACGGTCCCGGTGCGCTTATAAGCCTTGAGCTGCTGGAAGAGGAAATGGAAGTGGACAACGAGGGGCTGAGCCTTAAATACCAGCCAAGCACTGCCACTCTTGGGGCGGCCGCTCAAGGTAGCGTTGGCCTCAACCTGGACAACTTTGAAAAAGACATTGTGAGGCAGGACAAGAGTGTGCCGCAGCCGTCAGGAAACACCCCTCCCATAGCGCCACCTCGACGACAGCCAAGGAGTGCTACTAACTCCAACTTTGCCACATTGACAGGCACCGGGACCACGTCGACGACCATCCCGAATGTGCCCAATCTGACAATTCTCAATCCCAGCGAACAAATTCAAGAGCCAGTGCTGCAGCCACGACCGCTGAACATCCCCGATCTGTCTATACTCATTGCGAACTCTGGTGATTTGGGGGCAACTGTGTCGGACAACCCAAGCAACAGAACTAGCTCAACGGATCCGCCAAACATTCCGCGAATCACTCTTTTAATTGAGAATTCTGGAGATGTAAGCTCTCGACCAAATCACGCTCCAGCGAAAGCTCCAACGGCTACCACATCAACGGTGTGCTCGAACAACTTGCCAATGATAAGCGCCTTGAACATAAGTAAAGACAGCAGGGAGACTTTGCGTCCTGAGAGCAgaagcagctccagcagcttgAGCaaagatgatgacgatgataaCGATGGTGAGGAGGATGGAGAGGAAGAGTACCCAGATGCCTTCTTGCCAAACCTGAGTAACTCAGAGCAGCAGAACTCAAACAATGACTCCAGCCTGACAACGGTTACTGGCACCAGCGGTGATAACAGCTTTGAGCTGACCAACGACTCCAGCTCCACCTCAAACGACGATTACGCTTGCAACATTCCAGACTTGAGTGAGCTGCAGCAATAG
- the LOC6726676 gene encoding sideroflexin-1-3, giving the protein MSPLPRVNIDEPKYDQNSYLGRAKHFFLLTNPLNVLASASKLEEARQIVIKYRAGKDVPECKTIDDVWRAKYLYDSAFHPETGEKQIVIGRMAAQMPMNTIITGGMMAFYKSTPAVVFWQWFNQTFNAIVNYTNRSGTSPISQQQLVTSYCLATSGALATALSLNHAVKNMNPLLGRLVPLVAVGAANCINIPCMRMQELRNGVTLFDEHSNEMGISKKAAVVGISTVILSRIAMAIPGMTLTPVLMNVLEKRGFLAKYPRSNAPIQTLFCGFVLIFATPLGCAFFKQRADIKVDSLESEVRDSIRKKRPELETVWFNKGL; this is encoded by the exons ATGAGCCCTCTCCCACGAGTCAACATCGACGAGCCGAAATATGATCAGAACTCCTACTTGGGCAGAGCCAAGCACTTCTTCCTGCTGACCAACCCGCTGAATGTGCTGGCCTCCGCCTCGAAGTTGGAGGAGGCCCGCCAGATCGTGATAAAGTACCGGGCTG GCAAGGATGTTCCCGAGTGCAAGACCATCGACGACGTGTGGCGCGCCAAGTACCTGTACGATTCGGCGTTCCATCCGGAGACCGGGGAGAAGCAGATAGTCATCGGGCGCATGGCGGCGCAGATGCCCATGAACACAATCATCACCGGCG GCATGATGGCCTTCTACAAAAGCACTCCCGCCGTCGTCTTCTGGCAGTGGTTCAATCAAACATTCAACGCCATTGTCAACTACACGAACCGATCGGGAACCTCGCCCATCAGCCAGCA GCAACTAGTTACCTCGTACTGCTTGGCCACTAGCGGAGCCCTGGCCACGGCCCTTTCCCTGAACCACGCAGTGAAGAACATGAATCCGCTCTTGGGTCGCCTTGTCCCCCTAGTGGCAGTTGGAGCTGCCAACTGCATCAACATCCCCTGCATGCGAATGCA AGAGCTGCGCAACGGAGTGACGCTTTTCGATGAACACAGCAACGAAATGGGCATCTCAAAGAAGGCGGCCGTTGTTGGGATCTCAACCGTAATCCTAAGTCGAATCGCCATGGCTATACCGGGAATGA CTCTCACACCGGTGCTGATGAATGTCCTCGAGAAGAGGGGATTCCTGGCTAAATACCCGCGATCCAACGCTCCCATCCAAACGCTCTTCTGCGGCTTCGTGCTGATTTTCGCCACGCCCCTAGGCTGCGCCTTCTTTAAGCAGAGAGCGGACATCAAAGTGGATAGCTTGGAGTCAGAGGTCCGGGACAGCATTAGGAAGAAACGTCCGGAACTGGAAACTGTCTGGTTCAACAAAGGCCTGTGA